Sequence from the Cellulomonas fimi ATCC 484 genome:
GCCCGGTACCCGGCGACGTCGAGCATCAGCCGGCTGCGCTCCCCCGTCTTGGTCTGGACAGCCAGGCGCGTGAGCTCCTGGAGGGCGTCCAGGACCTCGCCGTCACGGCCGGCGAGCCGGCGCAGCGAACGGTCCTCGGGGTCCTCGGAGACGATCTCGACGGCGGCGCGGCCGTGGTCGATGTCGATGTCGATGTCGCCGTCGAGGTCGGCGATGTCGAGCAGCTCCTCGAGGTAGTCGGCGGCGATCTCGCCCTCCTCCTCGAGCCGCTTCGTGCTGGTGGACTCGGCCGCGGTGTCCGGCGAGGTCGGGCTCATGACGTCACTCCGATCGTCGACAAGGGGTGTCGCTACTTCTTGGGCTTGCGCGGTGCGGGCGTCGACGCAGCGGGACCGGCGTCGTCGCCGCTCTCCCCTGCCGTCGACGCCGCGCCCGTCGCGGGCTTGGCTGCGGGCTTGCCGCCGGTCGGGCCGCCCGAGGCCGACCCGCTCGACTCCGCGGGACGCACCGCACCCTTGGCACGGTCCTTGCGCTTGGGCTGCTGACGCTGGCCGCTTCGCGGCTTCTCCTCGATCACGGCGGTCGACGCAGGCGTCTCCTCGATGGTGATCCCGCGGGCGGCGGCGCGACGAGCCTTGCGCTCCTTCATGGCGCGCTCGGCCTCGGAACCCGGCGCCGGCATCCGGCGGATCGTGTAGAACTGCTGGCCCATCGACCACAGGTTGGTCGTCGTCCAGTAGATGAGGACACCGATCGGGAAGTTCACGCCGGAGAAGGCGAACACGAGCGGCAGGACGTACAGGAGCACCTTCTGCTGCTGCGCCATGGGGCCCTGCAGGGCGGCCGGCGGCATGTTCTTCATCGTCAGCTGGCGCTGCGTGAGGAAGGTCGTGGCGGACATCGCGATGATGAGCACGACGGTGACGACTCGGATGTGCCAGTTGTCACCGGCCTGCATGAACGTCCCGGACAGCGGGGCGCCGAAGAT
This genomic interval carries:
- a CDS encoding protein jag, encoding MSPTSPDTAAESTSTKRLEEEGEIAADYLEELLDIADLDGDIDIDIDHGRAAVEIVSEDPEDRSLRRLAGRDGEVLDALQELTRLAVQTKTGERSRLMLDVAGYRAARRAELVSVAEEAIARVRASGAAVSLAAMNPFERKVVHDAVAAAGLSSDSEGVEPDRHVVIRPA
- the yidC gene encoding membrane protein insertase YidC is translated as MNWFDGLLAPIMTVVAWIMVQFHALFTTLGLNPESGAAWALSIVGLVVVIRILLIPLFFKQIKASRGMQMLAPEMQAIQKKYKGKTDPASREAMSRETMELYRKHGTNPFASCLPILLQSPIFFALFRVLYQLPQIAAGDIKPIGPMSAELAAQAEAATIFGAPLSGTFMQAGDNWHIRVVTVVLIIAMSATTFLTQRQLTMKNMPPAALQGPMAQQQKVLLYVLPLVFAFSGVNFPIGVLIYWTTTNLWSMGQQFYTIRRMPAPGSEAERAMKERKARRAAARGITIEETPASTAVIEEKPRSGQRQQPKRKDRAKGAVRPAESSGSASGGPTGGKPAAKPATGAASTAGESGDDAGPAASTPAPRKPKK